Within Winogradskyella helgolandensis, the genomic segment AGCAAATTTACCTATAAAAATACTATCGATGCTTCTGGAAACAGAAACAATGGACTGTTAAAACATATTTTGACGGTTGATAAAGAAACCACGCCATTACCTTATCAATCCAATCAAGATGGCGATTGGAATAACAGTACAACTTGGACAAATGGAAATTTGCAATATAGTCCTGGCTCTGCATCCATTGTAAACCCAGATATTACTATAGATTGGAACATTGTTAGAACATCTCACAATGTAACCATGGATAATTTGTATGTATCAACATTAAATAAAAATAACAGAACTATTCTTGGTTTGTTTGTTGATGATAACGAACTAAAACTGACAGGAGACACTGCATCGCATATTGGATATGGTTTAACAGTAACTCATTATTTACAGCTTACAGGAACAATAGATTTGGAAGGAGAATCACAATTAATTCAAACTTTAGAAAGTGATTTAGAAGTTGTTTCTAACGGAAAAATTGAACGCGATCAACAAGGAACGGCTGACACCTATACTTATAATTATTGGTCATCACCTGTAAAACGTCTCAATTCAGAATCTAATAATTTTAGAGTCATAGATGTTTTAAAAGACGGTACAGATCCAAATGAACCAGTAGACATAAATTTTTCGTCTTCAGGTTATAACGGAGCTGCAACACATCCTATTACAATTGCGGATTATTGGATTTGGAAATACACAAACATCGCAAGTAACACCTATTCTGCATGGCAACACATTAGACGTACTGGCACTATTTTACCTGGTGAAGGTTTCACCATGAAAGGTCCAGGAACAGGTTCTATTTCTACACCACAAAATTATATATTCTCAGGGGAACCGAATAATGGAAATATTAACCTTCCGTTGTTTGCCGATAGCGATTATTTAGTAGGAAACCCTTATCCATCAGCTATTGACGCTTTACAGTTTATTAAAGATAATGGTCCAGATGGGGATACCAACACATCACCATTAATTAGTGGCACATTATATTTCTGGAACCATTGGGGCGGAGGTTCACACACTACACAAAACTATGAAGGTGGTTATGCCATATACAATTTTTCAGGCGCAGTCGCTGCTGCTTATAAAGGCAATAATTACCCACTTTTAGAAACGGATGGTGAACCAACAAAAGCACCAGGACGCTACATTCCTGTTGGTCAAGGCTTTTTTGTGGTTGGTGATAATTCAGGTACTATTAATTTTAATAATGGCCAACGTGTTTTCAAAAAAGAAGGTGAAACTTCAGTATTTATGCGAAGTTCTAATACCACAACAACCAACACTAACTATGCTACAGAATCAGAAGACAATAGAATGAAATTCAGAATAGGTTTTAATTCTGTAAACACTATTCGTCGTCAGTTATTATTAACCATAGACGAAGACGCATCTTCTGGCGTAGACTGGGCTTATGATGGAAAGATTAACGAGGAACAGATAGATGATATGTATTGGCTTATCAATGATGACGCTTATATTATTCAAGCTAGTAATGAAACTGACGCGTCTTCAGTCTATCCAATAGGTATTACAACGAACACCAATGGTGTAAATTCCATAATGATTGATAATTTGGAAAATGTCCCAAGTGACATGAATCTGTATTTACACGATAAAGAATTAGGTATTTATCATGATTTAAGAACAGGGAGTTACGATATTTTCTTAATCAAAAGTGACTATCTCGATCGGTTTGAAATTACATTCGGTACTGAAGAAGATTTATTAAGTATTGAAGATCGCATCGCAAATTCTATTGATGTGCTCTATTCTAATGCTATTGAAAAAATTGTAATAGTCAACCCAAGTCTCCTAGAAATTAACGAAATGATTGTATTTAATATGTTAGGACAATCCGTTTATACCGTTAATAGAATTGAACAAAGAAATTATTCAGAATATAATATAAATTATTTGAGTGCCGGAACCTATATCGTTAAATTACAAACAGATACAGGAGCCCTTATAACCAAGAAAATTTTAGTTGATTAGATTAATTGTTTTTAGTTAGTGATTAGAAAGTCTCAGTTTGTAAAAAACTGAGGCTTTCTTTATTTTAATAAGTTTAAAAGCGCATCAAAATCCACTTTATGTTGCTCTCCTGAAGCCATATTTTTTAATGTGAATACTTCTGATTTTAATTCTTCCTCACCCATGATAACCACAAACGGAATATTACGACGGTTTGCATAATTCATTTGTTTTTTCATTTGCTTACCAGAAACCGCTGCATCTGGAAATAACTCTGCTTTTACATTGGCTTGTCTTAATTTGGTTACAGCTCCCAAACTAAACATAGCCTCTTTGTCACCAAAATTAATGAAGAGAACTTTTGTAGATTCCGCAATGGTTGAAGGAAATAAATTCAATTCCTCTAAGACCAAATAAATACGATCTAAACCAAAGCTAATTCCTACTCCACTCATATCTTTTAGTCCAAAGATTCCGGTAAGGTCATCATAACGACCACCGCCACCAATGGAACCCATTTTTACGCCTTCTGGTGCTGAGACTTCAAAAATAGCACCTGTGTAATAGTTTAAACCTCTTGCCAACGTCACATCTAATTGTAAAGTTGCTGTTTTTAGTTTTAAGTTTGAAATGGCTGTGTTTATAAATTCGAGTTCTTCAATGCCTTTCAAACCAATTTCTGAAGCACTTAAAATGGATTTTAAACTTTCAATCTGACTGCCGAAATCTCCTTTTAAGGTGAATAAGGGTTGAAGCTTCGTAATTCCCTCTTCAGAAATGCCTTTACCTCGCATTTCCTCTTTTACTTTCTCTTCTCCTATTTTGTCTAACTTATCTAAAGCGACTGTAAAATCCATGAGTTTATCTTGTGCACCAATCACTTCGGCTATACCAGATAAAATTTTACGATTGTTGATTTTAATAGTAACACCTTCTAATTTTAAAGCCGAAAATACCGCATCATACAATTGCACAAATTCTACTTCTTGAAACAAAGACTTAGAACCCACCACATCTGCATCGCATTGAAAAAACTCTCTAAAACGCCCTTTTTGTGGACGGTCTGCACGCCAAACCGGTTGTATTTGGTAGCGTTTAAATGGGAATTCGATGTCGTTTTGGTGTTGTACAACGTATCGGGCAAAAGGCACAGTTAGGTCATAACGTAATGCTTTCTCAGAGATTTTAGGAGTAATTAAACTTTCAGATTTAGAATTATAATCATCTTCTGAAATTTTCTTTAAATATTCACCACTATTCAAAATTTTAAAAATCAAGCGATCTCCTTCATCACCATATTTCCCCATTAAAGTGTCTGAGTTTTCAAAACTTGGGGTTTCAATTGGTTGAAATCCAAAAACTTGAAACTGTTCTTTTATCGTTTCCATGATATAAGTACGCTTTGCGACGTCCTCTGCGTTAAAATCTCTTGTGCCTTTTGGGATGCTTGGTTTTTGTGCCATGTTTACTTTCCACGAAAGTGGAAATCTTATTTAGTGAAACTTAATTTAAACTCAATAGTAATCACAAAAATATTATAATTTTTAGAGGTCTTACTAAGATAATTCAATTTTATAGTAACTTTATACTGTTTAAGTCGTCTTACACTTTAAACAACCCAATTAACGCGATAAATAAACTATGTTTTCATTAGCCAAAGAGAATATTAGAATTGCTTTCGATTCTATAAAAAGTCAACTGCTACGAACTATCTTAACGGTTTTAATTATTGCAATTGGCATCATGGCTTTAGTTGGAATTCTAAGTGGTGTGTCAGCATTAGAGAATACGATTTCGAGTAATTTCTCTTCTATGGGTTCCAATACCTTCAATTTTCAACGTTATGAATTTACAGCGCAACGTCAGAGCAGTAGAGAACGTCAGAAAATAAATCCTATTATTGATTATAGAGATGTTAAGGATTTTGAAGACAATTATAATTTTCCGTTTACTAATGTAGCTGTGTCTTTTTATGGCACATCAACTGCTGAAGTAAAATACGAAAACAAAAAAACAGATCCGGAAGTTGCTGTCCTTGGAGCTAACGAATATTATATTGAAAATTCGGGATTAGATATTGAATTTGGACGCTCGTTAAACGTGTTTGATATAGAGAATAGTAATTCGGTTTGTGTGATAGGAAGTGATTTACAAAAAGCGTTATTTCCTGTTGAAAATCCCGTTGGAAAAACCATAAACATAAGAGGTTCTAAGTTTAAAGTTATTGGTGTATTGAAAGAAAAAGGTGCTACGTTTGGGAATAATCAAGATTTAAGAGTGATTATGCCGATTCAGAAAGCACGTTCTATATTTACCAATGCTAATATTAATTATAGCTTAAGTGTAAAAGTAGATAAAACTGACATGTTAGAAGCTGCACAAGATGATGCGATACTCATCTTCAGAAATATTAGAGGTCTCAACCCAATTGAGAAGAATGATTTTGGCATTGAGCGTAGTGATGATTTATTGAATCAGGTAGCACAACAAACTTTAGCTCTTTATATAGCGGCTTGGATTATTAGTATCATTACTATTTTTGGATCGACTATTGCGTTAATGAATATAATGTTGGTTTCCGTTAGTGAGCGTACACGTGAAATAGGTGTAAGAAAAGCGCTTGGTGCAAAAAGCAAAACGATTGCCTTTCAGTTTTTTATGGAAACCGTTATTATCGGTCAGCTCGGTGGAATTCTAGGAATAACATTAGGAATTCTAATTGGTTGGGGAGTTTCATCTAAATTTGATTTAGAATTCGCGACACCTTGGTTTGCCATGTTCTGTGCAGTAGCTATTGCTTTTTTAGTGGCCATTATTTCAGGATTGTTTCCCGCCATAAAAGCTTCTAAATTAGATCCTATTGAGTCTTTGCGTTATGAATAACGTAGTACTCCGTAAAGAAGAATATTAGGCGTTTTGAGATAACTTCTTATTAAACCCAATAAAATACCCAACCAATAAGATGATACTGTATAGAACGCTATTTAAAGCGCCAAATGTATTCATCAAATAGTCGTACATTTTTACATAAAAAAGTATAACGCAGACAGCACTAATAACTATTATAATTTCCGTTCTCTTCTTTAAAATAACAAATCCACATAAACCGTTGGAACAGAATGCTTTTATGACAAATAGTTTTAAAAATAAACCAAATAGAGCACAAAAAAAGAATTCTATTTTATGTACAGGGTCGAGAAAGAACGGGAAAAATAAAAAATAAGCGAAATAAAAATAATTGAGAATAAGATTAGATTTGAACATTTTTATACATTTCAATTTTTGATTACCACCTCTAAATTCTCATCGATTTTTATTTAACGCTTCAATATAAAATTATTTAGAACCTCACAAGTCACCCAAAGTGATGAAAAGGAGGCGTTTTACTTCTTACGTCTTCCTTTCTAATATTTTACCCTTTCACCAATTCTGCAAAATAATTAAACAATTCACCTTTTGTAATATTCGCACCAGATTGAATCATTTTAAAAATGTCTAAATATTTATCGTCTGAATAGTCCTTCTTAGCATTAAAAAATTCAACAGAATCTGATAATAAATTATCTCTTAACCAATTAAACCCTTCTTTAGTAGTAAAGTCTACATATTCGTTTTCTTCTATTCTTAACGCTATTAATCGCATGCTTTTCTCATTACATTGAAAAAGATGAATTTGTTGTGGAGAAATATGTTCTAGATATTCCACTTTACTTAAAACACCCAACCAAACTAAATCACTAAAAACGTCTAGTTCTTGCTCAGCAGCTTCTGGCTTGTTCTTTTTAATGTCTTCCCACTCGTCACCTGTAATGGATTGTGTGGCTAAAAAATTGATGAATTCTTGGTGTAATTCTTCAAATTGTTCCTTTGTTAATCTTGAATATTTCATTTGTGCTGAATTTGTTTCAGTATCTTCTTAAAATTAATTTATCGCCTTAAAAGCTGCAAAAGGTCTATCGGTTGCAATAATATCGGCACCATTTTCTTTCCACTGACGGTATAATGAATCCCCTTTAGCTTCGGCACTTTTATCTAAGTTACCAAGGGTTCCAAGAACACAAACAATATTATTATCGTGTAATCTTTTAAAAAGGGAAGCATCTGACAAACGTGTTCCTGTAAAGGCTAACATACTATTTTTTGGAATTCCACCTTCCAACAAACGGTCAAATTCATCATTATTTCTCGCTGAAACAGACAATAACAATTCTGGTGCTAATTTATAAGCCGTTATAGCTTGTTCAACATCATAAGTGATAATTATACTAACGTCTTCTGCTTTAGCCGTTCTTATAGCATTAATTACAGTTTCTTGACTTACCGTTTTCTTAATATCAACGGTCAGTATTACATTATGCTTTACACTCCATGTTAATACATCAGAAAACAATGGAATTTTAAAAGCAGTTTCGTTACCATGATCATCCTTTAAATTGAATTCTTTTAATTCATTATAAGTTAAATCAGCCACTTTACCACTTCCTGTTGTGGTTCTATCTATAGAACTATCGTGTAATAATACCAGCTGTCCATCTTTGGTTTGTGCGACATCAATTTCATAAATGGCCACAATACTATCGTTGACGTATTTCAGGGTTTCTAATGCATTTTCAGGATAATTTACTAATCCTTTACCACCACGATGTACACTTATATTAGGATATCCTGAATTTGAGGCTTTAAATAGCGCAATGAGTTTAGAAGCTTCTACTTCTGAAGTTTTTGCTGGTTCTTTAGCCTGCTTACAACTAATAAAAGCACAACATATAAGAATATATAAAAAATGTTTCATAAATATGACCACGGTTAAGATCTTCTAAGTTTTAAAAACTTCATAGATCTGGTAAAAAAAATTACAAAAAAACCGCTTAGTAAACTAAACGGTTTTTTAAAATTGTAATAAAGAGATTATGCATCTGCAATAACATCGAAAATTAAATCAACAGTTACTGATCTGTGTAATCTAATTGCAGCTTCGTACTGACCTAAACGCTTAATGTTACCACCATTGATAGAAATAAATTTCTTATCAACATCGTGACCAGCATTTTTTAATGCAGCAGCTAAATCGATAGTGGTAATAGAACCAAATAATTTATCTCCAGCAGTTGCACCAGTTCCAGCTTTAGCTGTAATTTTAATTTCTAAACCTTTTAAAGCATCAGCAGTTTTTTCTGCATCAGCAATAATAGTTTTCTCTTTGTAAGCTCTTTGCTTTAAAGTTTCTGCTAATACTTTTTTAGCAGAAGAAGTAGCCATTATAGCTTGTCCTTGAGGAATTAAAAAGTTTCTACCATAACCGTTCTTAACAGATACAATATC encodes:
- a CDS encoding LamG-like jellyroll fold domain-containing protein, yielding MKKITLIFCLLLIVLSFSYAQQLNTSEPINTNNSDYLNWSQLEDYDYNSAFIDNTILSQPSISYNSDEQRSDDILILSLVNNNTTNSQNFNNPPQINQSLLSGNNGAYLDATASPVSLNLSADINSEITTTVSYTAMQRIWKLVPVSEEVPRLHLKIPHEIINNTTTGNYYMFVSDTDTFDTNVDFRILTLDDNNYLETEYNLNRTIYVTFGFSREITAERSLYFNGSDSYIDMQNTLDLNPDGFTISAWIKHDSESTGNVSILSKRDVAFTKGYDLTLTNSNKININWKNSSSQSLTSHTSIPDNQWHHIAITYDGSNASIYIDGVLDNSAEKTAPMATTESFHIAAAGEITPIQHFKGHIDEVRIWNTFLTESQLRFIMNQEIANDSGHVIGTELPISITKNEINTIPWSDLAAYYPMSKFTYKNTIDASGNRNNGLLKHILTVDKETTPLPYQSNQDGDWNNSTTWTNGNLQYSPGSASIVNPDITIDWNIVRTSHNVTMDNLYVSTLNKNNRTILGLFVDDNELKLTGDTASHIGYGLTVTHYLQLTGTIDLEGESQLIQTLESDLEVVSNGKIERDQQGTADTYTYNYWSSPVKRLNSESNNFRVIDVLKDGTDPNEPVDINFSSSGYNGAATHPITIADYWIWKYTNIASNTYSAWQHIRRTGTILPGEGFTMKGPGTGSISTPQNYIFSGEPNNGNINLPLFADSDYLVGNPYPSAIDALQFIKDNGPDGDTNTSPLISGTLYFWNHWGGGSHTTQNYEGGYAIYNFSGAVAAAYKGNNYPLLETDGEPTKAPGRYIPVGQGFFVVGDNSGTINFNNGQRVFKKEGETSVFMRSSNTTTTNTNYATESEDNRMKFRIGFNSVNTIRRQLLLTIDEDASSGVDWAYDGKINEEQIDDMYWLINDDAYIIQASNETDASSVYPIGITTNTNGVNSIMIDNLENVPSDMNLYLHDKELGIYHDLRTGSYDIFLIKSDYLDRFEITFGTEEDLLSIEDRIANSIDVLYSNAIEKIVIVNPSLLEINEMIVFNMLGQSVYTVNRIEQRNYSEYNINYLSAGTYIVKLQTDTGALITKKILVD
- the hisS gene encoding histidine--tRNA ligase; protein product: MAQKPSIPKGTRDFNAEDVAKRTYIMETIKEQFQVFGFQPIETPSFENSDTLMGKYGDEGDRLIFKILNSGEYLKKISEDDYNSKSESLITPKISEKALRYDLTVPFARYVVQHQNDIEFPFKRYQIQPVWRADRPQKGRFREFFQCDADVVGSKSLFQEVEFVQLYDAVFSALKLEGVTIKINNRKILSGIAEVIGAQDKLMDFTVALDKLDKIGEEKVKEEMRGKGISEEGITKLQPLFTLKGDFGSQIESLKSILSASEIGLKGIEELEFINTAISNLKLKTATLQLDVTLARGLNYYTGAIFEVSAPEGVKMGSIGGGGRYDDLTGIFGLKDMSGVGISFGLDRIYLVLEELNLFPSTIAESTKVLFINFGDKEAMFSLGAVTKLRQANVKAELFPDAAVSGKQMKKQMNYANRRNIPFVVIMGEEELKSEVFTLKNMASGEQHKVDFDALLNLLK
- a CDS encoding ABC transporter permease, encoding MFSLAKENIRIAFDSIKSQLLRTILTVLIIAIGIMALVGILSGVSALENTISSNFSSMGSNTFNFQRYEFTAQRQSSRERQKINPIIDYRDVKDFEDNYNFPFTNVAVSFYGTSTAEVKYENKKTDPEVAVLGANEYYIENSGLDIEFGRSLNVFDIENSNSVCVIGSDLQKALFPVENPVGKTINIRGSKFKVIGVLKEKGATFGNNQDLRVIMPIQKARSIFTNANINYSLSVKVDKTDMLEAAQDDAILIFRNIRGLNPIEKNDFGIERSDDLLNQVAQQTLALYIAAWIISIITIFGSTIALMNIMLVSVSERTREIGVRKALGAKSKTIAFQFFMETVIIGQLGGILGITLGILIGWGVSSKFDLEFATPWFAMFCAVAIAFLVAIISGLFPAIKASKLDPIESLRYE
- a CDS encoding DUF6495 family protein encodes the protein MKYSRLTKEQFEELHQEFINFLATQSITGDEWEDIKKNKPEAAEQELDVFSDLVWLGVLSKVEYLEHISPQQIHLFQCNEKSMRLIALRIEENEYVDFTTKEGFNWLRDNLLSDSVEFFNAKKDYSDDKYLDIFKMIQSGANITKGELFNYFAELVKG
- a CDS encoding glycerophosphodiester phosphodiesterase family protein, with product MKHFLYILICCAFISCKQAKEPAKTSEVEASKLIALFKASNSGYPNISVHRGGKGLVNYPENALETLKYVNDSIVAIYEIDVAQTKDGQLVLLHDSSIDRTTTGSGKVADLTYNELKEFNLKDDHGNETAFKIPLFSDVLTWSVKHNVILTVDIKKTVSQETVINAIRTAKAEDVSIIITYDVEQAITAYKLAPELLLSVSARNNDEFDRLLEGGIPKNSMLAFTGTRLSDASLFKRLHDNNIVCVLGTLGNLDKSAEAKGDSLYRQWKENGADIIATDRPFAAFKAIN
- the rplI gene encoding 50S ribosomal protein L9, with translation MELILKQDVDNLGFKDDIVSVKNGYGRNFLIPQGQAIMATSSAKKVLAETLKQRAYKEKTIIADAEKTADALKGLEIKITAKAGTGATAGDKLFGSITTIDLAAALKNAGHDVDKKFISINGGNIKRLGQYEAAIRLHRSVTVDLIFDVIADA